CGAGCTGCGAGCCCGACTGGTCGCCGCCCTCCCGCCGGCGCCGACGACGCTCGCCGAGGTCTGCGAGCTCGACACCCTGATCGGACAGGCCTTCGCCGAGGTCGCGGCCACGGCCTCCGATGCGGTCGGCGGAGTTGATGCCGTGTGCACGCACGGCCAGACGGTGTTCCACTGGGTCGCTGACGGTCACGCTCTCGGCACCCTGCAGATCGGTCAGCCTGCCTGGATCGCCGAGCGCGTCGGAGCGCCGGTCGTCTCGGACGTGCGCATCCGCGACATCACCGTCGGCGGACATGGCGCCCCGCTCGTGTCGTTCCTCGACGAGCTGCTGCTGCGCGGCCGTGCAGGCGTCTCGGCCGCGGTGAACCTCGGCGGCATCGCCAACATGACCGTCGTCGGTCCTCACGGCTTGACGGCCTACGACATCGGCCCGGCGAACGCGCTGGTCGACGCAGTCGTCGTGGCCGAGGGGCTGGACGCGCGCGGCTACGACGCGGATGCCGTCATCGCCCGCACCGGCACCGTCGACGAGGTGCTGCTCGCCGAGATGCTCGCCGACCCGTATTACACCCAGCCCGCCCCGAAGAGCACGGGCAAGGAGCACTTCCATCTCGACTACGTCCGTGCCCACGTCGACCGGATGCGATCCGGCATCGCGCCGGCGGACCTCGTCCGGACCCTGACCGAGCTCACGGTCCGCACCGTGGCGCAGGACGTCCGGGCCGCCGGCATCCGCTTCCTCGCGGTCTCCGGCGGGGGATGTCACAACCCGCTGATCATGCAGGGTCTCCGCGACGCGCTCCCCGAGGTCGAGGTGGTGCTGGCCGACGAGCTCGGCGCCCCGGTCGACAGCAAGGAGGCGATCCTGTTCGCCCTGATCGGGTGGTGCACGATGAACGGCGTCGCGGCTGTGACGCCGGGCGGGACGGGAGCGCGGGAGCCGCGGATCCTCGGTACGATCACGCCGGGCGCGGGGCCGCTGCGGATGCCGGAGCCCGTGGATCGCGTGCGCAGCCTGACGCTGCGCTGAACCCGGTCGACAGGGCGCTGGCTCCGGAGCGCTCAGCGCTCAGCGCTTGCGGTCGTCGTCGTCCCAGGGGCCTTCCCACCATCCGGTGCGACCGTCGCCTGTGCTCCCGTCGCCGCGGCGACGGGAGCGGAGCAGCTGCACGACGATGACGGTCAGCGTGCTCAGGGTGATCAGGATCAGCACCAGGAACAGCAGGTCGGATTGGTTCACGGGCGCTTCCCCTCCGTGGCATCCGCCACGATCTTGGCGATCCGGGCGGATCGCGTCTCGTCGCGCTTGGCCATCGCGATGTGCGTGAGTCCGAACTTCTTGACCGACTTCGGAAACGAATCCCAGTGCGCTCGGGCGGCGGGCACCGCATCCAGTGCGGCGGTGAGCTCGGGTGGCTCGACTCCGGCCTCCGGGCCGTCCAGCAGTGTCCAGGACCCGTCGGCCTTCGCGGCTTCCAGGACCCGGATGCCGGCGGGAGCGAGCAGCCGGGCCGCATCGAGCTCGACCAGGCGCGCCTTGTTCGTGGCCGCCCAGCCGCTGCCCCGGCGTCGTGGCGAGAACCACTGGCCGACGGTCCGGTCGTCGAACCTGCGAACGGGGCCGTCGATCCAGCCGAAGCACAGCGCCTGCCGGACGGCGTCGTCGTAGCCGACGCCGCCGGCGTCCTTTCCTCGCACGCTCAGCAGCCAGACCCCGGCCGCGCGCTCGTGGTTCGCTTCGAGCCAGGCGCGCCAGAGCGCGGCATCCGCCGCCGTGACCCGTTCGCCCTCGTCGAGTGCGCCCATCTCAGTCTTCGTCGAGCGTGGGGATCGACTGGGTGACGGTCGGCAGGAGGTCGGCGACGGAGTCGACGATCTCATCGGGGCGGAACGGGTACTTCTCCACCTCTGCCTGATCGCTGATGCCCGTCATCACGAGCACGGTGTGCAGCCCCGCCTCGATGCCGGCGATGATGTCGGTGTCCATGCGGTCGCCGATCATGCCGGTCTTCTTCGAGTGCGCGCCGATCTTGTTCAGCGCCGAGCGGAACATCATCGGGTTGGGCTTGCCGACCACGTACGGCTCTTTGCCCGTGGCCTTGGTGATGAGAGCGGCGATCGCCCCGGTGGCCGGCATCACTCCGTCGGACGACGGACCGGTGGCATCCGGATTCGTGACGATGAAGCGCGCGCCCTTGATGATCAGACGGATGGCCTTCGTGATCGCCTCGAACGAGTAGTTGCGGGTCTCGCCGACGACCACGAAGTCGGGGTTCGTCTCGGTCATGATGAACCCGGCCTCGTGCAGCGCCGTGAGGATGCCCGCCTCGCCGATCACGAACGCCGAGCCGCCGGGCAGCTGCTGCGCGAGGAAGTCGGCGGTGGCGAGCGCCGAGGTCCAGATCCGCTCCTCCGGGACGATGAGGCCGCTCGCGCGGAGACGGGCCGAGAGGTCGCGCGCCGTGAAGATCGAGTTGTTCGTCAGGACCAAATACGGGATCTCGTTCTGCTCCCAGCCGGCGAGCAGTTCGGATGCTCCGGGGATGGCGTCGTTCTCATGGACGAGGACGCCGTCCATGTCGGTGAGCCAGCATTCGATGTCGTCGCGGTGTGCCATGTGCACAGCCTATTGGGCCGCCGTTACGGGCAGGTGTCAGGTTCTGACGAGGTTCTCAGGCACTGAGCCAGACGACGTCGGCGGCGCCCGCGGGCAGCTCGGTCTCGGTGCCGTCGAGCGTGATGCCCGACGTCGTGGTCGTCACGACCGCCGCCACGACGACCCCTGCGGCCTCCAGGGCGCGGAGCAGTTCGGGGTCGCGGTCGTCGACGCGCAGGATGCGTCCGACGTGACCGGCCGGGGCATCGGCGAGGAGGACGAAGGGCTCGCGGTCCACGGCGCCGGCGGCGTCGGGGATCGCGTCGCCGTGCGGGTCGAAGCGGGGGCGTCCGAGGCGCTCGTCGATGCCTTCGAGCAGTCGATCGCTGATGGTGTGCTCGAGGACCTCGGCCTCGTCGTGCACCTCGTCCCAGCCGTAGCCGAACTCCTGCACGAGCCAGGTCTCGATCAGACGGTGGCGGCGCACCATGGCGAGCGCTCGCCTCGTGCCCGCATCCGTCAGACGCACCGCGCCGTAGGGGACGTGCGAGACGAGTCCGGCTGCGGCGAGCTTCTTGACCATCTCGGTCACCGACGACGGCGCGATGCCGAGCTTCGCGGCGAGCACCGAAGGGGTGATCGGCGCATCCTGCCATTCGGTGTGCGCGTAGACGGTCTTGAGGTAGTCGTCTGCTGCCGGGGATGCCACCGGTCCAGCCTAGATCAGAGGAGGGTTGTGATCAGAGGGGGCTGTGATCAGGGGTTCGCTACATCGACGAGGATGCCGAAGGCGACCTGCCCCGCGAAGAACACGATGAGGAAGCCGAGCAGTGCCGCGAAGAGCGAGAGGCGGCCGTCGAATCCCTCGATCTCGGCGATGCCGATCCGGCGCGCTCGGAAGGCCAGCACGAGCGTGGCGATGCCCAGCGCGAGCTGCACCCAGGGGCCGCCGACCGGCAGCACGGAGGGGAAGGCGACGAGGAGACCGCCGGCGACGCCGGTCGCGAGCCCGATCCAGGTGAGGATGCGGATGCGACGGGGCGCGGTTTCGGCAGACATTCTCCGAGCCTAATCGCCCGGCCGGTCTCCCGAGACCGGCTGAATCGTGTCAATTCGAGCCAGTTTCCTTGACGCGATCCCTCGCGGAGGGTAGCTTCGACCGGGCACGGGAAAACGCTATCCGAGCGGGCATCATGCCCAGAGATGGATTTCGACGATGAACATCCGACACCACTCGTTCCGCGCCGTCGTGGCGGTCGCCGCGGTCGGCTGCCTCCTGGCGGGAGGCGCGCAGAGCGCAGGAGCGGCCGCGCCGATCGCTCCCGACGCCAGCCGACACGACCACGGCGCGAAGACCCCTCAGCTGGAGGCGCTTGACCGCGGGCTCGTCGCCGTGTCGACCGGCGACGGGGTCTTCCTCAGCTGGCGGCTCCTGGCCACCGAGGCGACCGGCGCCACCGCGACGGGGCTCACCGGGCCCGACTTCGCCGTCTATCGCGATGGCACGAAGATCGCGACCGTGACCGACAGCACGAACCACGCGGATGCCGAGGGCGCCGCCGACTCGGAGTACTCCGTCGTGCCGGTGGTGAACGGCGTCGAGCTGGCCGACTCGGCCTCCGCTCCCGTGACGGCGTGGGCGCAGGGGCACCATGACCTGCCGCTGCGCAAGCCCGCCGACGGCGTCACCCCGAAGGGGGAGTCGTACACGTACTCGGCGAACGACGTCTCCGTGGGCGACGTCGACGGAGACGGGCAGTACGAGTACGTCGTCAAGTGGGATCCGTCGAACTCGAAGGACGTCTCGCAGCGCGGTTACACCGGACCGGTGTACCTCGACACCTACGAACTCGACGGCACGCTGCTGAATCGGCTCGATCTCGGCGTCAACATCCGGGCGGGCGCGCACTACACGCAGTTCCTCGTCTACGACTTCGATGGCGACGGCCGGTCCGAGACGATGCTGAAGACGGCACCAGGCACCAAGTCGGTGCAGTTCGCTGCAGACGGCTCGGTGAAGAAGGAGTCCTACATCACCTTGCCGAAGTCCGATCGCAAGGCCGGCTACTCGAACGACGACGACTACCGTCTCAGCGCCGCCGACTACGAGGAGCACCTCGTCGAGTTGTTCCTCGGATGGAGCGAACGCGACGAGGTCGTCTCCGGACAGTGGCCCGCGACTCTCGAAGAGGCCTGGGGCATGCCGGTCACCCATGACTACCCGCTGAGCAGGGAGAGTGCCGAGGAGCTCGCCGACACGTTCCTCGACGTGTACGCCCCGAGCCGGAGCAGCCGCAACCTGCTGCGCGAGTTCGAGGGCTTCATCATCGACGGGCCCGAGTATCTGACCGTCTTCGACAGCGCGTCGGGCAAGGAGCTGCAGACGATCCCGTACCCGACCGAGCGCGGAGACGACGGCCTGCTGTGGGGCGACTACGCGATGTCCCGCATCGAGCCGGGCAACAGGGTGGACCGCTTCCTCGCCGGTGTCGGATACCTCGACGGGCAGCATCCGTCCGCCGTGTTCGCCCGCGGGTACTACACCCGCACGACGGTCGCCGCCTTCGACTGGGACGGCAAGCGACTGAAGGAGCGCTGGGATGTCGACAGCGGTCACGTCCCTCTGTCGAATCCGTTCAACGACTCCCCGCACGGACGCGACGGCACCGATCGCGAGTTCGGCACGATCACGACGCAGGGCGACCACTCGCTGAGCTTCGCCGACGTGGATGCCGACGGACGACAGGAGCTGGTCTACGGGTCGGCGACGATCGACGATGACGGCGGCCTGCTGTACAGCTCGTTCGACGTGCTGCCTGAGGGCAGCGCCGATCCCGGCGCGACGGTGCGACTCGGTCATGGCGATGCGATGCACGTCACCGACATCGACCCCGCCCGACCAGGGCTCGAGATCTGGACCGCCCATGAGGGTGCGACCAGCGCACCCTACGGATCGGTGATGCGGGATGCCGCGACCGGCGAGTCCCTCTTCGGGGCGTACTCGGGACGCGACACCGGCCGCGCCATGATCGGAGATGTGCGTCCGGACGTGCCGGGGATCGAGGTCTGGTCGAGCATGCCCGGGGGCACCGAGGGCAGCGGCCTGCTGAGCGCCTCCGGTGCGGTGCTGCAGCTGGAGACACCCGGCACGAACATGTCGATCCGCTGGTCGGGCGACCTCACCACGCAGCTCGTGAACGGCAGCGGCACTCAGATGCCGACGATCGACGACTGGACCAGGGGCACGCTGCTCACTGCGACCGGGACCCTCACGAACAACGGCACGAAGGGCAACCCCTCACTCGTCGCCGACGTGCTGGGCGACTGGCGTGAGGAGCTGCTCGTGCGCACGGCCGACTCGATGGCGCTGCGCATCTTCACGACGACCGAGCCGACGACGCATAAGCTCACGACTCTCATGCACGACGTGCAGTACCGGGTCGAGACCGCGCGTCAGCAGACGACGTACAACCAGCCCGCGTACACCTCGTTCTACCTCGCGAGCGATGTCGACTGGTCGACCGTGCCGGTGCTCACGACGCCCACCACGCCCAAGGCGCCGACGTTCACGGACAAGCGCGGCACGTCCCGCGACGAGGTGAAGGTCCCGACCGGGGTGAAGGGCGTCACGTACTACGTGAACGGCGAGAGGGTCGAGGCGCGCAACGGCAAGGTGCGGGTCACAGGCGAGGTGACGGTGATCGCGGTCCCCGACCCCGGCTATCGCCTCGCGGACGGCGTCGCCTCGCAGTGGACCGAGACGCTGCGGAAGCGCTGACGCGGCGCGGTCGCTGACCGAGCGCCGAGAAGCCCCACCTCGAGTCGACTCCTTCCCGTGCCGACTCGGGGTGGTTCTCTGTCCGGCGGCCGACCCGGCGTCGGCGTCGCGCTCTCAGGCTCCGGTCAGCACGAGCCAGAGCAGCGCGCCGTTGAGCGCGATCAGCAGGACCGAGGCGATGATGCCGGCCGCCGTCGTCCATGCACGGTTCA
This genomic interval from Microbacterium hydrocarbonoxydans contains the following:
- a CDS encoding rhamnogalacturonan lyase encodes the protein MNIRHHSFRAVVAVAAVGCLLAGGAQSAGAAAPIAPDASRHDHGAKTPQLEALDRGLVAVSTGDGVFLSWRLLATEATGATATGLTGPDFAVYRDGTKIATVTDSTNHADAEGAADSEYSVVPVVNGVELADSASAPVTAWAQGHHDLPLRKPADGVTPKGESYTYSANDVSVGDVDGDGQYEYVVKWDPSNSKDVSQRGYTGPVYLDTYELDGTLLNRLDLGVNIRAGAHYTQFLVYDFDGDGRSETMLKTAPGTKSVQFAADGSVKKESYITLPKSDRKAGYSNDDDYRLSAADYEEHLVELFLGWSERDEVVSGQWPATLEEAWGMPVTHDYPLSRESAEELADTFLDVYAPSRSSRNLLREFEGFIIDGPEYLTVFDSASGKELQTIPYPTERGDDGLLWGDYAMSRIEPGNRVDRFLAGVGYLDGQHPSAVFARGYYTRTTVAAFDWDGKRLKERWDVDSGHVPLSNPFNDSPHGRDGTDREFGTITTQGDHSLSFADVDADGRQELVYGSATIDDDGGLLYSSFDVLPEGSADPGATVRLGHGDAMHVTDIDPARPGLEIWTAHEGATSAPYGSVMRDAATGESLFGAYSGRDTGRAMIGDVRPDVPGIEVWSSMPGGTEGSGLLSASGAVLQLETPGTNMSIRWSGDLTTQLVNGSGTQMPTIDDWTRGTLLTATGTLTNNGTKGNPSLVADVLGDWREELLVRTADSMALRIFTTTEPTTHKLTTLMHDVQYRVETARQQTTYNQPAYTSFYLASDVDWSTVPVLTTPTTPKAPTFTDKRGTSRDEVKVPTGVKGVTYYVNGERVEARNGKVRVTGEVTVIAVPDPGYRLADGVASQWTETLRKR
- a CDS encoding metal-dependent transcriptional regulator, whose product is MASPAADDYLKTVYAHTEWQDAPITPSVLAAKLGIAPSSVTEMVKKLAAAGLVSHVPYGAVRLTDAGTRRALAMVRRHRLIETWLVQEFGYGWDEVHDEAEVLEHTISDRLLEGIDERLGRPRFDPHGDAIPDAAGAVDREPFVLLADAPAGHVGRILRVDDRDPELLRALEAAGVVVAAVVTTTTSGITLDGTETELPAGAADVVWLSA
- a CDS encoding HAD-IIA family hydrolase, encoding MAHRDDIECWLTDMDGVLVHENDAIPGASELLAGWEQNEIPYLVLTNNSIFTARDLSARLRASGLIVPEERIWTSALATADFLAQQLPGGSAFVIGEAGILTALHEAGFIMTETNPDFVVVGETRNYSFEAITKAIRLIIKGARFIVTNPDATGPSSDGVMPATGAIAALITKATGKEPYVVGKPNPMMFRSALNKIGAHSKKTGMIGDRMDTDIIAGIEAGLHTVLVMTGISDQAEVEKYPFRPDEIVDSVADLLPTVTQSIPTLDED
- a CDS encoding anhydro-N-acetylmuramic acid kinase, translating into MRVLGLLSGTSHDGIDVTVVDFDESDGALRGTVLHEDSVPYAPELRARLVAALPPAPTTLAEVCELDTLIGQAFAEVAATASDAVGGVDAVCTHGQTVFHWVADGHALGTLQIGQPAWIAERVGAPVVSDVRIRDITVGGHGAPLVSFLDELLLRGRAGVSAAVNLGGIANMTVVGPHGLTAYDIGPANALVDAVVVAEGLDARGYDADAVIARTGTVDEVLLAEMLADPYYTQPAPKSTGKEHFHLDYVRAHVDRMRSGIAPADLVRTLTELTVRTVAQDVRAAGIRFLAVSGGGCHNPLIMQGLRDALPEVEVVLADELGAPVDSKEAILFALIGWCTMNGVAAVTPGGTGAREPRILGTITPGAGPLRMPEPVDRVRSLTLR
- a CDS encoding YdeI/OmpD-associated family protein → MGALDEGERVTAADAALWRAWLEANHERAAGVWLLSVRGKDAGGVGYDDAVRQALCFGWIDGPVRRFDDRTVGQWFSPRRRGSGWAATNKARLVELDAARLLAPAGIRVLEAAKADGSWTLLDGPEAGVEPPELTAALDAVPAARAHWDSFPKSVKKFGLTHIAMAKRDETRSARIAKIVADATEGKRP